A single window of Usitatibacter rugosus DNA harbors:
- a CDS encoding glycoside hydrolase family 43 protein, giving the protein MAMVMGAIMLAGCASVPSPKEYRNPVLTGFHADPSVCRSGSDYYLVTSSFEYFPGVPVYHSRDLVHWRQVGHALTRESQLPLKGQKASKGIFAPTIRCHAGTFYMITSNIDNGGDFYVTTKDPAGEWSEPTWIKQKEWSMDPSLFFDDDGKVYYTRHGGGRNGGVYQAEIDLATGKLSEEPRLIWSGTGGIWPEGPHLYKVGGTYYLLISEGGTSYGHMLTVARSKSPWGPFEANPANPILTHKSQPELPLQAVGHADLVQTDAGTWWTVLLGIRPVARNHHIGRETLLAPVTWDANGWPVVNGNQPLQLSMTVTGLPASSPWPRERVRDDFDATRLGLQWVHLRGPATALWSVTERPGMLRLKGSVHTLNDVATPAFVARRQEHFRVRAATEVTFDPTAEGQVAGLVLRQNEENHYELRVTGAGARRVELVTRVGGVTKIVATQTIEAGPTTLQVEAFEDRYEFSVRSRAGTTRAVGSAPTQPMSSEKAGGFTGVYFGMYASGPQPMPPADFAWFDYEPLDE; this is encoded by the coding sequence ATGGCGATGGTGATGGGCGCGATCATGTTGGCGGGGTGCGCGTCGGTGCCATCACCGAAGGAATATCGCAATCCCGTTCTCACCGGCTTCCATGCCGATCCCAGCGTTTGCCGCTCGGGCAGCGACTACTACCTCGTCACGAGCAGCTTCGAGTATTTCCCCGGCGTGCCCGTGTACCACTCGCGCGACCTCGTGCATTGGCGGCAGGTGGGGCATGCGCTCACGCGCGAGAGCCAGTTGCCGCTGAAGGGGCAGAAGGCGTCGAAGGGCATCTTCGCGCCGACGATCCGCTGCCACGCGGGCACCTTCTACATGATCACCAGCAACATCGACAACGGTGGCGATTTCTACGTGACCACGAAGGACCCGGCGGGCGAATGGTCCGAACCGACGTGGATCAAGCAGAAGGAATGGTCGATGGATCCGTCGCTCTTCTTCGACGACGACGGCAAGGTGTACTACACGCGGCATGGCGGCGGGCGGAATGGCGGCGTCTATCAAGCGGAGATCGATCTCGCGACCGGAAAGCTCTCCGAGGAGCCGCGGCTCATCTGGTCCGGCACCGGCGGCATCTGGCCCGAGGGTCCACACCTCTACAAGGTCGGCGGCACCTACTATCTGCTGATCTCCGAGGGCGGCACGTCATACGGCCACATGCTCACCGTCGCGCGCTCGAAGTCACCGTGGGGTCCCTTCGAGGCAAACCCCGCGAATCCGATCCTCACGCACAAGTCGCAGCCCGAGTTGCCTCTGCAAGCGGTCGGCCATGCGGATCTGGTGCAGACCGACGCCGGCACGTGGTGGACGGTGCTGCTCGGCATCCGACCGGTCGCACGCAATCACCACATCGGCCGGGAGACACTCCTCGCGCCCGTGACGTGGGACGCGAACGGTTGGCCGGTCGTGAACGGCAACCAGCCGCTCCAGTTGTCGATGACGGTGACGGGATTGCCGGCGTCTTCGCCTTGGCCGCGTGAGCGGGTCCGCGACGACTTCGATGCCACGCGTCTCGGTCTTCAATGGGTGCATTTGCGCGGACCCGCCACCGCGCTCTGGTCGGTTACGGAGCGTCCGGGGATGCTTCGCCTCAAGGGGAGCGTCCACACGTTGAACGACGTTGCGACGCCGGCCTTCGTCGCCCGCCGCCAGGAACACTTCCGCGTGCGTGCTGCCACGGAAGTGACGTTCGATCCCACGGCCGAGGGCCAGGTCGCGGGCCTCGTGCTGCGGCAGAACGAAGAGAACCACTACGAGCTGCGCGTGACGGGTGCCGGAGCTCGCCGCGTGGAGCTCGTGACGCGCGTCGGGGGCGTGACGAAGATCGTGGCGACCCAAACGATCGAGGCCGGTCCGACGACACTGCAGGTGGAAGCTTTCGAGGATCGCTATGAATTTTCCGTTCGATCGCGTGCGGGTACGACGCGCGCCGTGGGATCCGCACCGACGCAGCCGATGTCATCCGAGAAGGCCGGCGGCTTCACCGGCGTCTACTTCGGGATGTATGCGAGCGGACCGCAGCCGATGCCGCCCGCCGACTTCGCCTGGTTCGACTATGAGCCGCTGGACGAGTAG
- a CDS encoding SGNH/GDSL hydrolase family protein, which translates to MSPGQHGKRGFAALLAAFGLAACASTQHAPPAEHWVASWGTSQIIAERDNVLEPEKWRNASLRQLVQVSLGGSRIRLRLSNVFGTAPLTVEAASIARALAVGKADVDAASIRALAFGGKPSVTIPPGGEYYSDPVDFAHAAGADLAISLHFKDEPARQTSHPGSRTTSFLAKGNRVVESSWPGAETFTRWYVIADLEVLAPRGTGAVVAIGDSITDGNGATTDGNDRWPDLLARRLRAEGPAMGVVNAGIGGGRMLKDGIGPNLVSRFDRDVLARSGVTHAIVLIGVNDLGVLHRNAEDTALARAQLVENLKMAYRQVVAKAHAQGICVVGATITPYGSSEYYHPKADNEADRQELNTFIRSSGTFDAVADFDAVVRDPAQPDRMAKDKDKGDGLHPGVGGFRAMADAVPLAAFAKTCR; encoded by the coding sequence ATGAGCCCGGGTCAACACGGGAAACGCGGGTTTGCCGCGTTGCTGGCTGCTTTTGGCCTCGCCGCGTGCGCGTCGACCCAACACGCCCCGCCCGCAGAGCATTGGGTGGCCTCATGGGGCACCTCGCAGATCATTGCCGAGCGCGACAACGTCCTCGAGCCCGAGAAATGGCGCAATGCGAGCCTGCGGCAACTGGTCCAGGTGTCGCTCGGGGGCTCGCGCATCCGTTTGCGACTGAGCAACGTCTTCGGCACGGCGCCGCTCACGGTCGAGGCGGCGAGCATTGCGCGCGCGTTGGCCGTCGGCAAGGCCGATGTCGATGCGGCTTCGATTCGCGCGCTGGCCTTCGGTGGCAAGCCTTCGGTCACGATTCCGCCGGGTGGTGAGTACTACAGCGATCCCGTGGATTTCGCGCATGCGGCGGGCGCCGACCTCGCGATCTCTCTCCACTTCAAGGACGAACCGGCACGGCAGACGAGCCATCCCGGATCGCGCACCACGAGCTTCCTCGCCAAGGGTAATCGCGTGGTCGAATCGTCCTGGCCCGGAGCCGAGACCTTCACGCGCTGGTACGTGATCGCCGATCTCGAGGTGCTGGCACCGCGTGGCACTGGCGCCGTGGTGGCGATCGGCGACTCGATCACCGATGGCAACGGCGCGACCACCGACGGCAACGACCGCTGGCCCGATCTTCTCGCGCGCCGCCTGAGAGCCGAAGGACCGGCGATGGGCGTGGTCAACGCGGGCATTGGGGGCGGGCGGATGTTGAAGGACGGCATCGGCCCCAACCTCGTCTCTCGCTTCGATCGCGATGTGCTGGCGAGGAGCGGCGTCACGCATGCCATCGTGCTGATCGGCGTGAACGACCTCGGTGTGCTGCATCGCAACGCCGAGGACACCGCGCTGGCTCGCGCTCAGCTCGTCGAGAATCTCAAGATGGCCTATCGGCAAGTTGTCGCGAAGGCGCACGCGCAGGGCATCTGTGTCGTCGGCGCCACGATCACGCCTTACGGCTCCAGCGAGTATTACCACCCGAAGGCCGACAACGAGGCCGATCGGCAGGAGCTGAACACCTTCATTCGCAGCTCGGGCACCTTCGACGCGGTGGCGGACTTCGATGCCGTGGTCCGCGATCCCGCGCAGCCCGACCGCATGGCGAAGGACAAGGACAAGGGTGACGGGCTTCATCCTGGCGTCGGCGGCTTCCGGGCGATGGCGGATGCGGTGCCGCTCGCGGCGTTCGCGAAAACCTGCAGATGA
- a CDS encoding enolase C-terminal domain-like protein, translating to MQVIPVAGHDGMLLNLCGAHQPYFTRNLVLLKDSAGRTGIGEVPGGDGILRALQKAVPVVVGTEVGTFNRTIAAVRECIAGKATGMQHQVTSAAEAAVLKQPHEINLRLDNVVTAVEAALLDLLGQHLGVPVCELLGSGQQREAVPMLAYLFYVGDRKRTDLPYLSGDTLSGWHRSRHQPALTPAQIVEQAEATVERYGFTNFKLKGGVMSGEDEIAAVTAIKKRFPQAGVTLDPNGAWSLAEAIELCRGQGHVLSYAEDPCGPENGYSGREMMAEFKRATGIRSATNMIATDWRQMAHSYLLGAVDIPLADPHFWTMAGSVRLAQLCHDWGLTWGSHSNNHFDVSLAMFTHAAAAAPGRITAIDTHWIWQEGEERLTKEPLQIRGGHVEVPKKPGLGIEPDMDRIRAAHELYKKVGSGARDDAMPMQYLVPGWKYDPKQPSVGRKK from the coding sequence ATGCAGGTCATCCCCGTCGCAGGCCATGACGGGATGCTCCTCAACCTCTGCGGGGCCCACCAGCCCTACTTCACCCGCAACCTCGTCCTGCTGAAGGACAGCGCGGGACGCACCGGCATCGGGGAAGTCCCCGGCGGGGACGGGATCCTCAGGGCCTTGCAGAAGGCCGTACCGGTGGTCGTCGGCACCGAAGTCGGCACCTTCAACCGAACGATCGCGGCGGTACGCGAGTGCATTGCCGGCAAGGCGACCGGCATGCAGCACCAGGTCACGTCCGCAGCCGAGGCGGCGGTGCTGAAGCAGCCGCACGAGATCAATCTCCGTTTGGACAACGTGGTGACCGCGGTCGAAGCGGCGCTGCTCGACCTCCTGGGCCAGCACCTGGGCGTACCGGTCTGCGAGCTGCTCGGCTCCGGGCAGCAACGCGAGGCGGTCCCGATGCTCGCGTATCTCTTCTATGTCGGCGACCGCAAGCGCACGGACTTGCCCTATCTCTCCGGTGACACCCTCTCGGGATGGCACCGGTCGCGTCATCAACCGGCATTGACCCCCGCGCAGATCGTCGAGCAGGCCGAGGCGACGGTCGAGCGCTACGGGTTCACGAACTTCAAGCTGAAGGGCGGCGTGATGAGCGGCGAGGACGAAATCGCCGCCGTCACCGCGATCAAGAAGCGCTTTCCGCAGGCGGGCGTGACGCTCGACCCCAACGGCGCCTGGTCGCTCGCCGAGGCGATCGAGCTCTGCCGCGGCCAGGGCCATGTGTTGAGCTACGCGGAAGATCCCTGCGGCCCGGAGAACGGCTATTCGGGGCGCGAGATGATGGCCGAGTTCAAGCGCGCGACCGGGATCCGCAGCGCCACCAACATGATCGCCACCGACTGGCGGCAGATGGCGCACTCGTACCTGCTCGGCGCCGTGGACATCCCGCTCGCGGACCCGCACTTCTGGACCATGGCGGGCTCCGTGAGGCTGGCGCAGCTCTGCCACGACTGGGGCCTCACCTGGGGCTCGCATTCGAACAACCACTTCGACGTCTCGCTTGCGATGTTCACGCACGCCGCGGCCGCCGCCCCCGGGCGCATCACCGCGATCGACACGCACTGGATCTGGCAGGAAGGCGAGGAGCGCTTGACGAAGGAGCCGCTGCAGATCCGCGGCGGCCACGTCGAGGTGCCGAAGAAGCCGGGCCTGGGCATCGAACCCGACATGGACCGCATCCGCGCGGCCCACGAGCTCTACAAGAAGGTCGGCAGCGGCGCCCGCGACGACGCGATGCCGATGCAATACCTCGTTCCCGGATGGAAGTACGACCCGAAGCAACCCAGCGTCGGGCGAAAAAAGTAG
- a CDS encoding glycoside hydrolase family 43 protein: protein MIRNPILPGFNPDPSICRVGDDYYIAVSTFEWYPGVQIHHSKDLVNWELVCRPLTRASQLDMRGNPDSCGIWAPCLSYADGKFWLVYTDVKRYDGNFKDVHNYIVTAPSITGPWSDPWYVNSSGFDPTLFHDDDGRKWFLNMVWNYRTESVGGNPKTPAFDGILLQEWDAKTSKLVGPVKNVYRGTPQGLVEGPHVFKRNGWYYLTVAEGGTSYGHAVTMARSRKLDGPYETHPLLHPITSKDKPEAPLQRAGHGQIVETPDGQFYHTHLCGRPLPGTRRSPLGRETAIQKVVWKEDEWLYLEHGGVVPAVEVPSPDPSVMPKPHVEIKRDFAKCTELPMEFQWLRTPQPERLFKLTGSALRLHARESVGSWFEQSLVARRQEDFKFRSETSVSFSPTTYQQVAGLTYYYNRFKFHFIAVTWHETMGRVITMMSCPGDYPDGRLVFPLHAPIPVPPIGPIGLAAEVDGPTLHFFFNAGDGWRRIGPDLDASVISDEGGRGAHGSFTGAFIGMLAFDQSGVACPADFSHFTYSPR, encoded by the coding sequence ATGATCCGCAACCCGATCCTGCCGGGGTTCAACCCCGATCCGTCCATCTGCCGCGTCGGCGACGACTACTACATCGCCGTCTCCACCTTCGAGTGGTATCCCGGCGTGCAGATCCACCATTCGAAGGACCTCGTGAACTGGGAGCTGGTGTGCCGGCCCCTCACGAGAGCCTCGCAGCTCGACATGCGCGGCAACCCCGACTCGTGCGGCATCTGGGCGCCGTGCCTCTCGTACGCGGACGGCAAGTTCTGGCTCGTCTACACGGACGTGAAGCGCTACGACGGCAACTTCAAGGACGTGCACAACTACATCGTGACGGCGCCGTCGATCACCGGGCCGTGGAGCGATCCCTGGTACGTGAACTCTTCCGGCTTCGACCCGACGCTCTTCCACGACGACGATGGCCGCAAGTGGTTTCTCAACATGGTCTGGAACTATCGGACGGAATCGGTCGGCGGCAACCCGAAGACACCGGCCTTCGACGGCATCCTGCTGCAGGAGTGGGACGCGAAGACTTCGAAGCTCGTGGGTCCGGTGAAGAACGTGTATCGCGGCACGCCGCAGGGGCTGGTCGAAGGACCGCACGTCTTCAAGCGGAACGGCTGGTACTACCTCACCGTCGCCGAGGGCGGCACGTCGTACGGCCATGCGGTGACGATGGCGCGGTCGCGAAAGCTCGACGGCCCGTACGAGACGCACCCGCTGCTGCATCCGATCACGTCGAAGGACAAGCCCGAGGCGCCGCTGCAGCGTGCAGGCCACGGGCAGATCGTCGAGACGCCGGACGGGCAGTTCTATCACACGCATCTGTGTGGCCGTCCCCTGCCGGGCACGCGCCGCTCGCCGCTCGGGCGCGAGACCGCAATCCAGAAGGTGGTGTGGAAGGAAGACGAGTGGCTCTACCTCGAGCACGGCGGCGTGGTGCCCGCCGTGGAGGTGCCCTCGCCCGATCCCTCGGTGATGCCGAAGCCGCACGTGGAAATCAAACGCGATTTCGCGAAGTGCACGGAGCTGCCGATGGAGTTCCAGTGGCTGCGCACGCCGCAACCCGAGCGCCTCTTCAAGCTCACGGGCTCGGCACTGCGGCTGCACGCACGCGAATCGGTGGGAAGCTGGTTCGAGCAGAGCCTCGTGGCGCGGCGGCAGGAGGATTTCAAGTTCCGCTCCGAGACCTCGGTGTCGTTCTCGCCGACCACGTACCAGCAGGTCGCGGGCCTCACCTACTACTACAACCGCTTCAAGTTCCACTTCATCGCCGTCACGTGGCACGAGACGATGGGTCGCGTGATCACCATGATGTCCTGCCCCGGGGACTATCCCGACGGCCGGCTGGTCTTCCCGCTGCACGCGCCGATTCCGGTGCCTCCGATCGGACCGATCGGCCTCGCGGCCGAAGTCGATGGACCGACGCTGCACTTCTTCTTCAATGCCGGAGATGGGTGGCGGCGCATCGGTCCTGATCTCGACGCGAGCGTGATCTCGGATGAAGGCGGCCGGGGAGCGCATGGCTCGTTCACCGGCGCCTTCATCGGAATGCTCGCGTTCGACCAATCGGGCGTGGCTTGCCCCGCGGACTTCAGTCACTTCACCTATTCGCCTCGCTGA
- a CDS encoding methyl-accepting chemotaxis protein, translated as METYDGAKLGAAVPETPVDGASGTRVVRGKALLQLAHATIGLSKIAPRLNELAETRQGEAERQAGRATEVTALTRQMSESLAETVGTLRTATTEITDLAERIRRIAEQTSLIAINTGVAAAHAGAQGKVFSVLSQEIRALSQNTTAAARDVETKIRQLQESAERTARVVGLDGAAKAKQEDGPGLAWVLSRMEEAQSSATRQATEARELTHLGSELRALSEAMIRSVGAFRLDAHRRAESLLEELRTDPGLCSGELTRKTRALRLALELCPPVELAYVTDLRGVQVTENIARKAFSASYGRSGAGRDWSRRPWFQGAVRAPGVFSSEIYRSVATDEFCLTVAATYGPADGTRLGVVALDLNFRQLLGDPRIESLPA; from the coding sequence ATGGAGACCTACGACGGTGCGAAGCTCGGCGCGGCAGTACCCGAAACACCCGTTGATGGTGCGTCAGGCACCCGCGTGGTGCGTGGCAAGGCCCTCCTCCAGCTCGCGCACGCGACCATCGGCCTCTCGAAGATCGCGCCGCGATTGAACGAGCTGGCCGAAACGCGCCAGGGCGAAGCGGAGCGGCAGGCGGGGCGGGCGACGGAGGTCACGGCGCTCACGCGGCAGATGTCCGAGTCGCTCGCGGAGACCGTCGGCACCTTGCGCACCGCGACCACCGAGATCACGGACCTGGCCGAACGGATCCGTCGCATCGCCGAGCAGACCTCCCTCATCGCCATCAACACGGGTGTCGCTGCCGCGCACGCCGGAGCGCAGGGCAAGGTCTTCAGCGTACTCTCGCAGGAGATCCGCGCGTTGTCGCAGAACACCACGGCGGCCGCTCGCGACGTCGAGACGAAGATCCGCCAGTTGCAGGAGAGTGCCGAGCGCACCGCTCGCGTGGTGGGACTCGACGGCGCCGCCAAGGCCAAGCAGGAAGACGGGCCCGGCCTCGCGTGGGTGCTCTCCCGCATGGAAGAGGCGCAATCGAGTGCCACGCGCCAGGCGACGGAAGCGCGCGAGCTCACGCACCTCGGCTCGGAGCTCCGCGCGCTGTCCGAGGCGATGATCCGTTCGGTCGGCGCCTTCCGCCTCGATGCGCATCGCCGCGCCGAGTCGCTGCTGGAAGAGCTGCGCACGGATCCGGGCCTGTGCTCGGGCGAGCTCACGCGCAAGACCCGGGCGCTTCGGCTCGCGCTCGAGCTCTGCCCGCCCGTCGAGCTCGCCTACGTGACCGACCTTCGCGGCGTGCAGGTGACGGAGAACATCGCGCGCAAGGCCTTCAGCGCGAGCTACGGCCGCTCGGGGGCGGGCCGGGATTGGTCGCGCAGGCCGTGGTTCCAGGGGGCCGTTCGCGCGCCCGGCGTCTTCAGCTCGGAGATCTACCGTTCCGTGGCCACTGACGAGTTCTGCCTCACCGTGGCCGCGACGTATGGCCCGGCCGATGGAACCCGCCTGGGCGTCGTGGCGCTCGACCTCAACTTCCGCCAGCTGCTCGGCGATCCGCGCATCGAGAGCCTCCCGGCGTAG
- a CDS encoding tetratricopeptide repeat protein, translated as MIKTSLVVALLALSPNLDAANPKAAEAQRLLGMKYYQGEGVKQDIPKAVMHLENAAKAGDTEAAITLGKMYEYGMSVPVDLARAATWYVRGAELGAPQAQFESSVAYYKGQGVGRDLPEAVKWWTIASACPGYAEKIRPSVASAESKLDPTVIEEGQQRAKSWAATHPAPRCTEG; from the coding sequence ATGATCAAGACATCGCTCGTGGTCGCCTTGCTCGCCCTGTCACCGAACCTCGACGCCGCCAATCCCAAGGCCGCCGAGGCGCAGCGCCTCCTCGGCATGAAGTACTACCAGGGCGAGGGCGTGAAGCAGGACATCCCCAAGGCCGTGATGCATCTCGAGAACGCCGCGAAGGCCGGCGATACGGAGGCCGCGATCACGCTCGGCAAGATGTACGAGTACGGAATGAGCGTCCCCGTGGACCTCGCTCGCGCCGCGACCTGGTACGTGCGAGGCGCGGAGCTCGGAGCGCCCCAGGCGCAGTTCGAGAGCAGCGTGGCCTACTACAAGGGGCAGGGCGTCGGCCGCGATCTCCCCGAAGCCGTGAAATGGTGGACCATCGCATCGGCGTGCCCGGGCTATGCGGAGAAGATCCGTCCCTCCGTCGCATCGGCCGAATCCAAGCTCGATCCCACGGTGATCGAAGAGGGCCAGCAGCGCGCGAAGTCGTGGGCCGCCACGCATCCCGCGCCCCGCTGCACCGAGGGCTAG